CACGAATCGCGATTTCACCGCGGTTCGCGACCAGAAGTTTACGGATACGCTTTGGTGCAGAACGCGTCATGGACACCGGGCTCCTACCAGATTTGTAGGGCAGGTGCGTCCCTGTGCGCCCCTGCCGAAAACCAAGAGAAACGCCACGATATGATCCCGGAATGCGTTGCGGTGCGGGATGCCTGCAACGCCATACCATCTGTGGCGATAAAGGATGTCTGTCACGTTAAAACGCGTGCAGCGCATCCAGGGTTCCTGGCGCCCGGTGGGCAGGCGACGTGTCTGATATATGCGCAATGCGCTGCCTCTGTCAAAGCATGATCTTCGAAATTGGTAATACCAGTTTCACTTTACCGCAGCCAGTGTCTTTTCACCATGTGGAAAATCGCGCCCGAACCTAATGCAACCCAAAGGTTCGAAACCTGTTATCAGGCGCAGACTTTTGGTGCTTTTGTGATATTGTCCGGCCCGAAAATTCTTCCTGTATCCGAGACTGTTGTGCCCATGCGGAAAATCAATCTTCGACTAAAGTTTTTGCTGCTGTCGATCCTGCCACTGGTTCTGGCCGCTGCGGCAATATCGTATCTGGTATTTGCACAGGCCGAACGACTGGCCGAAGCAGAAATCAGAACGTTCGAACGCAACATTCTCGAAGCCCGCAAGGAAGAGCTTAAAAGCTATCTTGAACTCGCCCTTGCTTCGATAGATCACATTTATTCGGTCGCAAGCCCGCTGGATGCCGTTTCCAAGGAACGGGTCAAAAGCATCATCGAAGACCTGTCCTATGGCGAGGATGGCTATTTCTTTATCTATGACCGCGATGGTACGGCCCTTGTCGACCCGCCACAGCCATGGCGTCTGGGTCGCACATATTGGAACCTGCGCGATTTGAATGGAAATTCCGTCATTCAGGCGCTGATTTTCAATGCCGAAAAAGGTGGTGGTTTCCTGCGCCATGTCTGGGAAAAACCGTCAACCGGCGAACCCGCCGAAAAAATCGCCTATTCCCTGATGCTTGAAAAATGGGGTTGGATGATCGGTACCGGGATTTATATCGATGACATTTCCGAACAGGTGAAGGAAATCGAGACCGAGGTATCATCCCACATCCGTGACACGACCATATCAATTGTCGGAATCACCATTCTTGCGGTTTTGCTGGTTGGTATTTCGGGCACTGTCGTCACGCTTTCAGAACGCAAACTTGCCGATTCCAAGCTAAAGGAACTGACCCATCGGGTTGTCGACGTTCAGGAACAGGAACGTTTGCGAGTGTCGCGCGAATTGCATGACGGCATCAGTCAGATTCTTGTTTCCGTCAAATATTC
The Thalassospira xiamenensis M-5 = DSM 17429 DNA segment above includes these coding regions:
- a CDS encoding cache domain-containing protein; translated protein: MRKINLRLKFLLLSILPLVLAAAAISYLVFAQAERLAEAEIRTFERNILEARKEELKSYLELALASIDHIYSVASPLDAVSKERVKSIIEDLSYGEDGYFFIYDRDGTALVDPPQPWRLGRTYWNLRDLNGNSVIQALIFNAEKGGGFLRHVWEKPSTGEPAEKIAYSLMLEKWGWMIGTGIYIDDISEQVKEIETEVSSHIRDTTISIVGITILAVLLVGISGTVVTLSERKLADSKLKELTHRVVDVQEQERLRVSRELHDGISQILVSVKYSIETAIARLGPEKNAATEPMEKAAKRLQDAIHEVRRISRDLRPAVLDDLGLRPAIESMCKELADRSDMQIDVKSDNIDVVLDIAKKTTLYRVLQETLTNIERHADATHIKVTIRREGQSVVMKIIDNGVGFETNRYIRNRDPRAGIGLRNMRERMEFHGGGMTVKSEPDDGTTITAYIPVSRDNDLPVTVISG